Proteins encoded by one window of Musa acuminata AAA Group cultivar baxijiao chromosome BXJ2-9, Cavendish_Baxijiao_AAA, whole genome shotgun sequence:
- the LOC103999132 gene encoding desmethyl-deoxy-podophyllotoxin synthase, translated as MDVTGTTFLFASFLVLLLLLLRKHSYSRRGNARLPPGPFKLPLIGSLHHVLGPLPYRSLAALSEKFGAVMLLKLGEVPTLVVSSPEAAAEIMKTQDVSFASRPMISSVRIIAYGDKSPAFAPYGSYWREIRKMSILELLSIKRVLSFRSIREEEVLNFVRSMDLSSNSGCTVNLSSKFALMTNDIAARAIIGRKCKYQKQFLQVLNRGLEASGGFSLVDLFPSSSLVSLLSGMSLKLPRLHREMDAILSSIIQEHRERNSTEQVEEDLVDVLLKVQREGSLPFEFTDMAVKAIILDLFGAGGETTATTLEWIMSELMRNPGAMKRVQQEVRETVGGKGRVREEDINEMKYLRMIIKETLRLHPPLPLLLPRECQEPREILGYQIPEKTRVLVNVWALGRDPRHWDDAAMFKPERFDRGSSTVDFKGNNFEFIPFGAGRRMCPGIAFGMASVELPLASLLYHFDWELPERDGVKPNELDMTENFSLTCHRRSELCLRAVRRNPCPMH; from the exons ATGGATGTCACTGGCACCACCTTCCTCTTCGCCtccttcctcgtcctcctcctgctGCTACTCAGGAAGCACAGCTACAGCCGGCGAGGCAACGCCAGACTTCCTCCGGGTCCGTTCAAGCTTCCTCTCATAGGTAGCTTGCACCATGTCCTCGGTCCGTTGCCGTATCGTTCCCTTGCTGCCTTGTCCGAGAAATTTGGTGCCGTCATGCTCCTAAAGCTCGGTGAGGTTCCCACCCTCGTCGTCTCCTCCCCCGAAGCAGCCGCCGAGATCATGAAGACCCAGGACGTCAGCTTCGCCAGCAGGCCGATGATTTCGTCCGTCAGGATCATAGCGTACGGCGACAAGAGCCCCGCGTTCGCCCCCTACGGATCCTACTGGAGGGAAATAAGGAAGATGAGCATACTGGAACTGCTGAGCATCAAGCGAGTCCTGTCTTTTCGCTCGATCCGGGAAGAAGAGGTGCTCAATTTTGTTCGGTCCATGGATCTGTCGTCAAACAGTGGTTGCACCGTGAATCTCAGTAGCAAGTTCGCGCTGATGACCAATGACATAGCCGCAAGGGCTATCATCGGGAGGAAGTGCAAGTATCAGAAGCAGTTCCTGCAGGTGTTAAACCGAGGACTGGAGGCATCGGGAGGCTTCAGCTTGGTTGACCTATTCCCATCGTCGTCGCTCGTTAGTCTGCTCAGTGGCATGTCTCTCAAGCTGCCAAGGTTACACCGCGAGATGGATGCTATCCTCAGCAGCATCATTCAGGAGCACAGAGAGAGGAACTCCACCGAGCAAGTGGAGGAGGACTTGGTCGATGTCTTACTCAAAGTCCAACGTGAAGGCAGCCTGCCATTCGAGTTCACAGACATGGCCGTCAAAGCTATAATCTTG GATCTATTTGGGGCGGGCGGCGAGACAACAGCAACAACACTGGAGTGGATCATGTCGGAGCTGATGAGAAATCCAGGTGCGATGAAGAGGGTGCAACAGGAGGTGAGGGAGACCGTCGGAGGAAAGGGAAGGGTGAGGGAGGAGGACATCAACGAGATGAAGTACCTGAGGATGATCATTAAGGAGACACTGAGGCTGCACCCTCCTCTTCCTCTGTTGCTCCCCCGAGAGTGCCAGGAGCCGAGAGAGATTCTCGGTTACCAGATACCGGAGAAGACGAGGGTGCTGGTGAACGTGTGGGCCTTGGGAAGAGATCCGCGACACTGGGACGACGCCGCCATGTTCAAGCCGGAGAGATTCGACCGGGGGAGCTCGACGGTCGATTTCAAGGGGAACAACTTCGAGTTCATACCGTTCGGGGCAGGAAGGAGGATGTGCCCAGGGATAGCCTTCGGGATGGCGAGCGTGGAGCTTCCCCTCGCCTCCCTTCTCTACCACTTCGATTGGGAGCTCCCTGAAAGAGA